In the Candidatus Delongbacteria bacterium genome, GAAGAAATAGACGAAGAACAGATTGAGATATTTCTAAAAGAAATTAGAGAAGAAAAAGAAAGAGCTAAAGACAATACTGATTATTAAAACCTGTAACATCATAAAACTTTTCATGTGTATATTATATTTAGATTAGTATAAAATTACAATTCATGGAGTTAACAATGGATATCATTGATACGGTAAAACAGATCAATAAATTGTCTTACAAGAATAGACAAATGGATGATCAAACAAAAGCAGAAGTTTTTATGTTATTGGATAAAATGAAAGAAGATTTTAAAAGGTCTGGAAAAACTATCTCGCTGTATTCAACCGAGATTGGCACTCTTGAATTTGAGAAATTTGATAGTGATGAAGTTAACAATTCAGATCGTTTTGGATATCATATTGGAATAAAAGATTCGAGTTTATTATTTGAAATATTGGAAAAACATCATGATATGATCAGAGAATTCAATTTCATTGTATGGCAGTTAGGATATTATTGCAGAACTAAAGATTACGAAGAATCTATGCGTGAATTAGTTGAAAAGTATCAATATATTGATTTTGGAGTATGTGGTACAAGTAAACATCATTATAGAGATATGGATGTATTTAGATCTTTGAAGGTTAGCTATGTTAAGGATTTTTTGGATCATGATAAATACAAAATAGATGAAGAAAAGTTTATGAAAATGATACTTTCCATTACAACTGATTTATTAAAAGATGAAAAAGAATAGTAATTAGGTAATTTTTGATAATATTAGAACAACTAAACCAGGTGATCATAAAGACTCAGATAGAACAGAATCTTCAAAGGAAGTCCCCTTATTCAATTGAAAATTGAAAATTAAAAAATGTAAGAAAAAGATATCACACTTTGTTCGATATGACAGCTATTGGTTTTTCCGTTATTTCATCATCTTCCTCCCTCTTTGTTGCAAAGCAATAGAGAGGGAGATCAAGGGGATGAGTATCTTTTCCCTCCTTTAAGGGCAGACACAGAGGTTGAGCTAAGCTCACCATTTTCAACGGCTGCCCCTACATTTACTCCTTATAAAATATTCTTATCTTCCATTACGAAAGGGCATTATAATTTCATATTAAATTAAAGTGAAAATATTGTTAAGAGTTTAAGATTTATTCAGTTAAAAACTGTACTCTTACTGAGGTCTAAATTCTAAGAACAATACTTACAATCATCCCATTAGGAATGTTTTTTTCAAAAAAAATTTCTCCGCCATTCTTATGAACAAAATCTCTACATAAAATCAAACCAAGACCTGTTCCCTTTTCCATACTTGTTCCTTCTGTTGAAGTAATCTCTACTCCATCTAAAACATTGCCAATCTGCTCATCCGTCATTCCCATGCCAAAATCCTTAATTGATAGTTTTACACAATCATCTTCATATTCACATGAAATAATTATTTCGCTTTCTGGATAGGAAAACTTAATTGCATTTGAAAGAATATTCCTCAAAACGACTTCCATTGACCCCTTATCATACAAAACCGAGCATTCATTGTCACAATATTTTACTATTTCTATATTCTTATTTTGTAAACTTCCGTTCAATTGATTGATTACTAAATCTATCGACTCTATAAGATTGTTTAGTTTTATATCTAAATTCTGATTACTGATTTGAGATTTTGACCAAACAAGTAAATTTGAAATTAAAGTTGATAAACCTTGTGAAGAAGAATAGATATCCTTAATGAATTTTTTAGCTTTTGGATCATAAGGATCAACAAAGCCATAATTCAACATTTCTGCATATCCCATAATAACTGATAGTGGGTTTTTTAAATCATGAGAAATAATTGAGAAAAGTTTATCTTTAATAAGATTTGATCGCTTTAACTTCTCATTCAATTCTGCTAGCTCAATATTCTTTAGCCTAAATATCTCATTCTCTTTTTCCTTTCTAATAACTTCAAAACTTTTTTCAATATTGGCTGTATGTTCCCTTATCTCAGATAGATTTATTAATTTTTTAACTTCCATTTCATTGTTTTTATAATCACAAGCCTTTTTATAATCAGTTTTCATATAGTAATATCTTGACATTTCATTGTATATACCTTGTAAAATAGTCATGTAATCCAACTCTTTTGCAAGACTCATCGCTTGATTGAGATACTGTAATCCTTTGTTCTCTTCGTTCAAATTGATCAAAACAGAGCCTGTAATATATAAAATTCTTGCTTCGCCTCTTCTATCTCCCAGGTTTAAGTAGAATTTTAAAGCTCTTTCACAATGTTGATGTGCTTTTTTATATTTTCCCATCTCTAAATAATCTTTGATTACATTATTATATGAATCTGCAATCATTTTGCGATTATTTAATTTTATAGCTAAATCTAAAGCCTTTTTGTGTACTTCAAGAGCTTCTCTATTATTGTTTAAATCACTGTACACCAAACCTATATTGTTTAAAACAGTAGCCATGTATAACAAATTTTCACTCTTCTCAGCAATATCATAGGCAAAATTGCAGTATTTAATACTTAGTTCATAATTTTTCAAATTCTTGTAAACTACAGAAATATTGTTGTAAGATTTAAAAGTTTCTGAATCATTATCCAATTTTAACTTTAATTCTAAACTTTTAAAATGATTTTTCAAAGACTCAGAATAGTCAGAAATTTTATTGTAGACAATTCCTAGACCATTAAAAATTCTAGCTTTTAGAAACAAATTATTATTATCTATTAGTGTATCCAAAGCTTTTTGATAATAATCTAATGCACTCTCATAAATAACCAAATCATCATAAGTACTACCAATCTCAAAAAGAATCTCACTTATAAAGTTGGAGTCAGAATAATCTACAATTGCATTTCTAAAAACCTCTATCAATTCAAATAACCCTCTAGATAGATTCTCTGATCTGATTTTCAAAGCATTTTCATAACCAGATCTTATGTACTCCTGAGCATCATTTAGTTTCATTATGCTAACTATCTCCGCAATTGTAATTTATATATAATAAGTATAGTATAAAAAAAAATAATAGATTGCAAAATTATAATTTTCTTGAAAGTTTTATAAAAATAGATTATCATTTGTCATTGATGGGGATATAGATTAGTTGGCTAAATCGTCAGCTCGACACGCTGAAGATCACTGGTTCGAGTCCAGTTATTCCCACTTAAAAAAGGAGGGTTCTACCTTCCTTTTTCTATTAATAAATGGAGGAATTATCAAAGAGATTACAATAAATAATTTTTTCAAAGCTATTTCAGTCTTCAATTTCATTGAATTCGATGAAGATACACATACATACTATTATGATAATAAAAATTCTGTTTTCAGCTTAAGTGTGACAGAGAAAATTCAACAATACAAAGAACAATTTGACACTGAACTATGGTCAGAAAGAAGGGCTAAATCTTTAGGCGTTACTCCAAGTGTTGTAATTGATGAATGGGAAGAAAATACTAGAAAAGCAAATGAGAAAGGTTCATTTTTTCACAAATTTGCAGAACTAAAAATAAGTAATAAACTTTTTGATTGTAACATAGATAGTAGACTTAAAGAGCAATTTTATAAGTTTCTGGAGGACTCTTCAAAAAATCTGTTCCCAGTAAAATCAGAAA is a window encoding:
- a CDS encoding tetratricopeptide repeat-containing sensor histidine kinase, which encodes MKLNDAQEYIRSGYENALKIRSENLSRGLFELIEVFRNAIVDYSDSNFISEILFEIGSTYDDLVIYESALDYYQKALDTLIDNNNLFLKARIFNGLGIVYNKISDYSESLKNHFKSLELKLKLDNDSETFKSYNNISVVYKNLKNYELSIKYCNFAYDIAEKSENLLYMATVLNNIGLVYSDLNNNREALEVHKKALDLAIKLNNRKMIADSYNNVIKDYLEMGKYKKAHQHCERALKFYLNLGDRRGEARILYITGSVLINLNEENKGLQYLNQAMSLAKELDYMTILQGIYNEMSRYYYMKTDYKKACDYKNNEMEVKKLINLSEIREHTANIEKSFEVIRKEKENEIFRLKNIELAELNEKLKRSNLIKDKLFSIISHDLKNPLSVIMGYAEMLNYGFVDPYDPKAKKFIKDIYSSSQGLSTLISNLLVWSKSQISNQNLDIKLNNLIESIDLVINQLNGSLQNKNIEIVKYCDNECSVLYDKGSMEVVLRNILSNAIKFSYPESEIIISCEYEDDCVKLSIKDFGMGMTDEQIGNVLDGVEITSTEGTSMEKGTGLGLILCRDFVHKNGGEIFFEKNIPNGMIVSIVLRI